The genomic window GTTCTACTAGTGAGGCGGCGTGTTCTTCCAGGGTGGTGACGGCATCGCCTGCGGTGTGACAGGGATTTTGAGTTTTTTGGGCTAAAATTTGCTTGTCGCTTAGTGATAATTCACTGCTGAAATCGGCGGTGAGGGGGTCGAGGTCTAAACCCCAATCATCGGCTAAGGATCTGGTAATCCCTGGAGAATAGCGGTTGGGAATGCGAGCGATCGCTACAATTAAGTCCCGTAATTGTCTACCTTGGGGACATTGCCCAAAAATGTGCAATCCATCTCGAATTTGTGCTTCTTTTAGTTCGCATAGATAGCCATCTAAGGAATTTAAAATTAAAGACTCAAAATTTAAAATTTCTTTTTCATCTTGAATCCCTAAGTCTTTATAAAGATTTTCTTGGATGACTAGTTCTCGGATGCGATCGCGCAAGGCTGGTAAGCGGGAAGGATCTAAACTTTCCGCTTCATAATATTCATCAATTAAATTTTCTAGCTTTTGTAAAGCCCCATAGAGTTCTGCGCGAGTCATTGGGGGCGTAAGATGGTCTATGATCACCGCTTGGGCGCGACGCTTGGCTTGCGAACCTTCACCGGGGTCATTGACAATAAATGGGTATAAGTGGGGCATTGCACCAAAGGCTACTTCGGGATAGCAAGTGCTAGATAAAGCTAAACTCTTACCGGGAAGCCATTCCAAATTTCCATGTTTCCCCACGTGAACAATCGCATTAGATCCAAAACATTCCCGCACCCAATAATAAAAAGCTAAATAGTTATGGGTTGGCTCTAAATCCGGTGCATGATAATTCAAACTAGGGTCAAGATCATAACCCCGTGATGGTTGAATACCTACAAATACATTACCTAGTTGAATACCGGGAATTGGGAATTGGGAATTGCTTTGTTGTCCCTCCAGTCCCCAGTCCTCAGTCCCCCACCTCTCCCCAATACCTTGCTGTACTATTTCTGGTAAAGAGGCAAAATATTCTTGATATTCAGCAGTTGATAAACTTTGCTGTACTGGTCGCCAGTCTCTACCTTCTGGATCGTTGGTAACACCAGCCGTTAAACGTGCGATTAATTCATCACTATTAGTGGGGGGATTTTCTACTAAATACCCTTCTGCTTGTAATGCTTTGAGGATTTCTATACAACTAGCTGGGGTATCTAATCCCACACCGTTGGCTAAACGTCCATCGCGGTTGGGGTAATTAGCTAAAATCAGGGCTATTTTGCGCTCTTGGGGTGGTTTGGCGCGTAGTTTAACCCAATTCGCTGCCAGTTCAGCAACAAACTCAATGCGATCGCTCACTGGTTCATAAACTACCACATCTGTTTCTAAGTCAGGATGATGTGTTTGTACCGCCTTAAAGGACACAGCACGACTAATAATTCTGCCATCCACTTCTGGTAGAGCAACATTCATCGCAATGTCGCGGGGAGAAAGTCCTTGTGATAGTGCTTCCCACTGCTCTAAAAATCCGCCACTGAGGATAACTTGCAATACAGGAACATCTAATTTTTCCCACAGTTCAGTCTGGGGTGTTTCTGTATCTAACCGTGCCAAGGAAAAGCTAGTGGTATTGAGTAATACTGAAACTTGCTCTGAGTTCTGACCTTGAAAAAACTGCATTAACTCTGTTTGCACATCAGGGTCACGCAAAGAAGAAACAAACACAGGCAAAGGTTGTAAGTTTCTTTGCGCCAAAGCCGCACACAACGCATCAATAACTTTAGTATTTCCCGCCAAATAGTGAGCGCGGTAAAACAATATACCGACTTTAGGAATTGAGCATGGCACATTGGGGTAAAATCTCCCCTGCTCCCCTGCTCCCCTCTCACCTGTCACCTGTAACCTGTCACCTGTAACCTGTAACCTGTCCCCTAAATACACCCCCACACGGGGAACTCGTTGCGGTGGTGCTGGATTATATACAGTGGCTAAACATTTATCACTGATAAACTGGAGAGCGTTAACAAAATTTTCTACGCCGCCTTCATTGAAATACTGCCATATTTGGTTAACAGTAGTCGCAGGCAAGGTAGACTGAGAAAACAATTCAGGATCGAGCGCATCGTCTCCTGGCATTACAATTAGGTGTACACCATTACGTTGCACAATTTCCTGCACTATTTCTAAACCGTAAGCCCAATAGGAACGTCCTCCTATCAGGCGCAAAATGATTACTTGGGCAAGTTCTAAAACTTGTTCTGCGTAAGTATCAATGCTTATTTGTTGCTGCAACAGTAATAAATTCGCTACTCTCAATGCAGGAAATGTTGTAGGTAATTGGGGAACTGTAGCAGCCAGGGTTTGAATGTCGGTATCAGCAGCCGTAATAAATACAAAGCTAGCTGGGGTTTGTTCTAGAAAAATAACACCTTCTGACTGGTTCAATCCTACCGATGTTGTACTTAAACGATGCATAATCCTGTATTACCGCTTTAAACTGTTGGTTAGAACATAATCAAACAATATTTCAGCCCAGAACCCTATCCTTCTTAGAAAACCATTGAAAATGCTTAGTTCTCCTGATTTGAGCTTTTCTCGAAATTTACCTTTAGTTGTATTTAGTCAGCTTGGGGAATTGTTGCAGCAGATGGCTCATGCAGTAGAAACTGCTGCTTTGGTACTCACAGAAGCTATTTTGTCTAGGATTCGTGTACCTGTGGAGTGGGAAAGACAGAGATTTACATTGGTGGTTTCTGAGCGA from Nostoc sp. UHCC 0870 includes these protein-coding regions:
- the cobN gene encoding cobaltochelatase subunit CobN translates to MHRLSTTSVGLNQSEGVIFLEQTPASFVFITAADTDIQTLAATVPQLPTTFPALRVANLLLLQQQISIDTYAEQVLELAQVIILRLIGGRSYWAYGLEIVQEIVQRNGVHLIVMPGDDALDPELFSQSTLPATTVNQIWQYFNEGGVENFVNALQFISDKCLATVYNPAPPQRVPRVGVYLGDRLQVTGDRLQVTGERGAGEQGRFYPNVPCSIPKVGILFYRAHYLAGNTKVIDALCAALAQRNLQPLPVFVSSLRDPDVQTELMQFFQGQNSEQVSVLLNTTSFSLARLDTETPQTELWEKLDVPVLQVILSGGFLEQWEALSQGLSPRDIAMNVALPEVDGRIISRAVSFKAVQTHHPDLETDVVVYEPVSDRIEFVAELAANWVKLRAKPPQERKIALILANYPNRDGRLANGVGLDTPASCIEILKALQAEGYLVENPPTNSDELIARLTAGVTNDPEGRDWRPVQQSLSTAEYQEYFASLPEIVQQGIGERWGTEDWGLEGQQSNSQFPIPGIQLGNVFVGIQPSRGYDLDPSLNYHAPDLEPTHNYLAFYYWVRECFGSNAIVHVGKHGNLEWLPGKSLALSSTCYPEVAFGAMPHLYPFIVNDPGEGSQAKRRAQAVIIDHLTPPMTRAELYGALQKLENLIDEYYEAESLDPSRLPALRDRIRELVIQENLYKDLGIQDEKEILNFESLILNSLDGYLCELKEAQIRDGLHIFGQCPQGRQLRDLIVAIARIPNRYSPGITRSLADDWGLDLDPLTADFSSELSLSDKQILAQKTQNPCHTAGDAVTTLEEHAASLVEQLITNLKLSSPVPNSLNWINAKLLPALQQTQMEITHLLRGLDGKYIPSAPSGAPTRGRPEVLPTGRNFYSVDIRAIPTETAWDVGRKAAENLIECYTQEHGEYPKTLGLSVWGTATMRTGGDDIAEALALLGVRPVWDGAARRVIDLEILPLSILARPRVDVTLRISGFFRDAFPNLMDLFEQAVNAVAALDEPPDQNPIAAQVKQDTDFWLQQGLTSETALARSLYRIFGSKPGAYGAGLQGLMESQNWQDDQDLAQAYINWSCYAYSSGDRLQVTGDRTGGSVGEAGGEIQPNTQSPVPNPEAFTQRLGQMQIVLQNQDNREHDLLDSDDYYQFQGGLTAAVRSIQGKNPETYFGDNSIPSQPRVRQLKSEIARVYRSRVVNPKWIEGVMRHGYKGAFEMSATVDFVFAYDATARCVENYMYQGVMQAYLLDSVVCDFIQEKNPHALRDIAEKLLEAHKRGLWQDVNIQTLDTLRNLVHQAEAAIEEK